The Pelagibacterium halotolerans B2 nucleotide sequence CTTCCATGAGCTCGGCGATCAGACCACCAATTGCGCCCCGCGCGGATGCCGCAAGCTGCATGACGCTTGCACACTCGCGCCCTTCCTCCAGAGCGCGTTCCACGGCCTCAATCTGCCCGGCAATTCTGCGGACACGGTTGAGCAACCGCTTCTTGTCGTGGCGCGTATGTGACATCCCGCCTCCTGACGATAGCGCTCGGCTTCAAAGGGAAGTCTATTTTTTATTGATCGGGCGTGGCCTGCACGATCGCAGCGGATTGGCCGGATGATGCGATTGGATCGTGCAGAACCTCGCTGTGGGGCAGCGGCGGCTCGAGTCCTTCAGCCGCGCCAAAGGCCACACCTTCGGCATCGACCGAACCGAGCCACAGGCCGCCGGGACGATCGCCGCGCATCGGACTGATCCGCAACGTGATCCTGTCGCCGGTCGCAACATAGTCGGACTTTATCCCTTTCTGGAAAAGGGCTGGCACGCCCTCCATCTCGATGGCCCATTCCCGCGACTGTCCGTCATCGCCATCGGTCGAGATTCGCAGCCACGAGTGTGGAATGGCATAGTCGAAAGCGATCACCTCTCCTTCGATCACCACTTGCATATCCATATGGTACATCGCGTATGACGGGTGTGCCGGGGCGGGCATCGGCGCAATGAGGATCGCGGCGCCCAAGACGAGGCCCGGCCCGCGCGTGGTCGACAACAACGCCATGCCGCTACCGGCTTGCGCCAATGATGCCCGGTTCGAGATCATAGGTTCCGGCCAGGGTCAGCTCGATCTCGACCGGCGCATCGAAGGAGTCGTTTACGAAATACCAGCCGTGAATGCCCTGCAATGGTGCGCGGACAAAGCCGTGCGACTGGGACCCATCTTCGTCGCGATACAGCATGGCATCGCCATAGGTGCCGTCTGGGCTCAGCGGATGGCCGTGAAATTCGTAATAGATGTCGTCGGATGCCGTCCATGTGTACAGCAGCACGTCGCCTTCATCCATGGTGACCTTGTATTCCATTTGGCCGTAATTTTGGATCATTCCACCCACCGTCAGCCTAATGGTGTCAGTGCGCCAGGGGGCATCGAAATGTGCCGCCACGTCTTCATTTGCGCGGCCCAGGGCATAGGGTGCGAAATCCGTCTCAACAGGATCCGTTCCGGTAATTCCTTGTGAGGCAACCGGAACAGCGGCAACGGCGATTATGGCGCCGCCCATAATCGCCGCGACCTGCGGAAGCCGATTGACTCGTGACTTTTCCATGGGTGCCTCCTGTTTCGAACTCTCTTGAGATGAGCGCTGCGGTGACCGGCCCGGCAGGATCGAGGGCTGCAACACTCCCGGGCGCGCGAAAGCCGTGGCCAAGAATAAGCAGGGTGGGGGCGATTGCCTGCACGATCGATGGATCAAAACTGCACGAATTCGGTGGGGATCGTATGTGAGGCCAAGCCGGTCAGAGAGCCGGGCTGCCCCGCATAGCCGCCGCTTTGTCCAATTTCGCCGCGCAGGCGGAAATTCGGCTCCATGCCGCATATGCTACGGACATTCGGAAAGCTTACTGATTTACATACGAAACGCTCCTCTTACGCTCTGGATTGTTCAGCGGGCCCGGCGGCAAACGGGGCCCGCCAGAGGGGTATCGAAATGAGCAGAACTTCGTATTTTTGGGGCGTTGCGGGCGCATGCATCCTTGCCTGTACAACACTGAGCGCGGCCACCGCCCAGCAGGCCATGCCCCCGACATCGACACAGGCGGTTCTGGCACGTCAGGACGTGATGGTGTCACTGGAAACGCTTTTGCAGGCAGTCGAAATCTCCGCTGGCGACGAGGCTGCGCGATCGGTCAATTTGTCGAGGACAGGCGCAATTTCGGCCATGCTCGGAACTGTGCCGTTTCTCTTTCCGCAAGCGAGCAGCCCTGATGCGTTGGGAGCGGAGGCCGATGCGCCGGTCACCTCGGCTGATCCCGCCATATGGGACAACTTGGAGGCATTCGTCTCTTTGAATGCTTCGGCGTCACAGGTGGCGCGCGATGCAGCGCAAGCTGAAACGGTTGCGGCGCTGCAAAATCATACGACCGCACTCCGTGCGGCCTGCACCGCCTGTCACGAGCAATATCTCACCTATGTCTCGCCCTTTTCGTTCTAGTCGTCCGACCGCCGGACAGATTGGAACCAAAAGGCCATTCTCAGCAAAGGATATCCGCTGATGAGGGAATTCGCCGAGTGGCTCTATGCCACCCCCTTTTCCATATTCCTCCAGACCACCGACAATCTGCTGCCGGCCATTCAGACCGTGCACATTCTGATGATCGGGATCGTCTATACATCGACCTTGGTCATAACGCTGCGGTTGTTCGGGCGTGCCTGGGCCAACGACACCTTGGCCAACACCGCACGACGCTTCATGCCCTGGAACTGGGGCGGGCTGGTGCTTCTGCTCGCCACCGGCATCCTGATGATCATCTGCGAACCGATCCGTGAGCTTTTGAACTACAGCTTCTGGATCAAGATGGTTCTCGTTATCTTGGTTGTAGGCCTCGCGACGGCCTTTCAACTGGGCGTGGGGCGACCGCTGGCGAACGGCGTTTCTGCCGATGGAGTGGCCCGCTATCGCGCACCCGCAGTGGCAACCATGGTTCTTCTCACTGTGATTATCGTCCTTGGGCGATGGATCGCGTACAGCCCCTCTTTCTAGTGCCCCTTGACGGCCGACCTCCAGGAGAGATCGATGAATCTTGACGCATTCTTTGCGAGCATCGCGGCAAGCCCGCTGGCTGTGGCGATCCAGCAGTCGGGCTTTCTATTCCCCGCCTTTGAATCCATTCATGTTATTGGCGTCGCTCTTGTCTTCGGCACAATAGCCATAGTCGACTTGCGCCTCGTCGGACTGGTCGGCAGGAACAGAACCTTCAGCGCTACAATGAAGGACATACTGCCCTGGACATGGATCGGCTTTGCCGTAGCGGCGGTGGCGGGATCGCTGCTGTTTATTTCCAATGCCTCGATGTACTGGGTCAACGGACCGTTCCGATTCAAGATGATGTGTCTGGCATTGGCCGGGATAAACATGGTGATCTTCGAATTGGTCGCCTCGCGCCGGGTTTCCGATTGGGATGCCAACCCACAGGCCACGCCATGGCCTGCACGGATTTGCGGCGCTCTATCCATCACCCTATGGGTCCTGGTTGTCGCCTTTGGGCGCTGGGTAGGCTTTACCCTCAACCCGTTCGGCTTCTGACGGGCCGTATCAAACCGATGATGCCAATGCGGCGGGTGGACTTTCCGCCCGCCTTTTTTGCATCTGCACAAAAACTGAAAATCAATTCAAGTTATTTTCGGTTTAAAAACTCAATTTTGCAGAAATAACGAGTATTCGTGATCTCTCGGTGAATTATACGGAAAATCTCCAAAAGATTGGGTTCAGGATCGATATTTTAACCCCTAAATTTCGTAGGAGCGCCGATCGGTGCGGCATTTGGTGTCGGTCGGTCGCCTTCCAAGACCCAAGGGGAGTTAGACAATGAATATTTCCGGTGCACGGACGGCAGCGAAGCTGAAGGCCGTGCTACTTTCCATAGCGGTGCTGGCTTTGGCACCGTCTGCTGGGGCGCTGGCCCAGTCCGATCGCGCCCTCGAAGCCGTACCTGAGGCCTTCGCTGAAGTTCTGCCGCAATGGGTGGAGGGGACCTGGGGGTTTGTACATCCGGAGGGGTGTTTCCGCTTCTATTGGGGCTGTTACGGCAGCCAGGAAGACTACAACGCCGGCATCGAACCGAAAAATCCGTTCCCACTGACCGAGGAAGCGCGCGCCTTCCATGAGGAAGTTATCGCTAACCTCAATGAAGGCCGTTCGATCTTCGATCCCAATGCGCTCTGCTATCCCTCCGGCATGCCGGACATCGCGCGCTCCAATTTCAAACTGGCCCCGGGCCCAACCGGAGATCGCTGGTATCTGGTCCTTAACGGCAACGAGTTCCGCACAATCTGGCTCGATGGTCGCGAGATGCCCGATGTCGAGCCCTACGACTATACATTCTATGGTGACTCGGTGGGGCACTTTGAAGGCGATACGCTAGTGATCGAGACCCGCAACATGGTGGGAGAAAACACGGC carries:
- a CDS encoding cytochrome c — protein: MSRTSYFWGVAGACILACTTLSAATAQQAMPPTSTQAVLARQDVMVSLETLLQAVEISAGDEAARSVNLSRTGAISAMLGTVPFLFPQASSPDALGAEADAPVTSADPAIWDNLEAFVSLNASASQVARDAAQAETVAALQNHTTALRAACTACHEQYLTYVSPFSF
- a CDS encoding DUF6644 family protein: MREFAEWLYATPFSIFLQTTDNLLPAIQTVHILMIGIVYTSTLVITLRLFGRAWANDTLANTARRFMPWNWGGLVLLLATGILMIICEPIRELLNYSFWIKMVLVILVVGLATAFQLGVGRPLANGVSADGVARYRAPAVATMVLLTVIIVLGRWIAYSPSF
- a CDS encoding DUF6644 family protein; this encodes MNLDAFFASIAASPLAVAIQQSGFLFPAFESIHVIGVALVFGTIAIVDLRLVGLVGRNRTFSATMKDILPWTWIGFAVAAVAGSLLFISNASMYWVNGPFRFKMMCLALAGINMVIFELVASRRVSDWDANPQATPWPARICGALSITLWVLVVAFGRWVGFTLNPFGF
- a CDS encoding metal/formaldehyde-sensitive transcriptional repressor, which gives rise to MSHTRHDKKRLLNRVRRIAGQIEAVERALEEGRECASVMQLAASARGAIGGLIAELMEDHVRMHLTDGADAGEDTEALIAVMRTYMR
- a CDS encoding DUF6152 family protein — encoded protein: MALLSTTRGPGLVLGAAILIAPMPAPAHPSYAMYHMDMQVVIEGEVIAFDYAIPHSWLRISTDGDDGQSREWAIEMEGVPALFQKGIKSDYVATGDRITLRISPMRGDRPGGLWLGSVDAEGVAFGAAEGLEPPLPHSEVLHDPIASSGQSAAIVQATPDQ